GGTAAAATAAGGGATAAAGGCTGACTTAAAACTTCCGCTTTCAAATAATGATTTTATTTTACTCATTTACTTTCTTTCACCCAAGAGCCGCAAAACTTCCGTTACGTCCTTATCACCCCGACCAGAAAGACAAATGATAAGATCTTTTTTCTTTCCTAGATCCTTTGCTACGTCCCGTGCCACATGAAAGGCATGAGCAGTTTCCAGGGCAGGGATGATCCCTTCCACACGAGTCACTTCCAAAAAGGAGTCTAATGCTTGTTCGTCTGTGACCATTCGATATTCCACTCTTCCTGTTTGAGATAGATGAGCATGTTCTGGCCCAACTCCCGGGTAATCAAGTCCTGCAGAAACAGAATGTGCTGGAACAATTTGACCAAATTCATCTTGGATGATTAAGGTTTTTGTTCCATGTAAAAATCCTGTTTTTCCATAAGTTAAGGTAGCAGAATGTTCTCCTGGTTTTGGGCCAAGGCCTCCTGCTTCCGCACCATAAATAGCAACTTGTTTATCTTTTAAAAATGCATGGAACATTCCTATGGAATTAGATCCACCACCCACACAGGCCACAATTGCATTGGGAAGTTTTTTGTTTCGTTTTTTAAACTCTGCTCTTGCTTCTGATCCTATAAAATCTTGGAAGTCACGAACAATTGTAGGAAAAGGATGAGGTCCAATCGCAGAACCAACAATATAATGAGTTGTGGATACGTTGAGTGCCCAGTCTCTCATAGCTTCACTAGTAGCTTCTTTGAGGGTGGCTTCACCTGCAGTGACTGGAAGAATTTTTGCACCTAACATCTCAATTTTTTTAGCATTGAGGTTTTGTCTTTCCACATCGACGGCACCCATATATACTACAGTTTCCATTCCGAACATAGCACCAACGGTAGCTGTGGCAAGTCCATGTTGACCAGCTCCC
This sequence is a window from Leptospira kanakyensis. Protein-coding genes within it:
- the trpB gene encoding tryptophan synthase subunit beta; this translates as MGKNLPGYFGEFGGRYSPEILTEALEELESTYQKLKKSKKFKKELEYYLKNYVGRPSPLTYAERLTKLWGGARIWLKREDLNHTGAHKINNAIGQALIARFMGKKRIIAETGAGQHGLATATVGAMFGMETVVYMGAVDVERQNLNAKKIEMLGAKILPVTAGEATLKEATSEAMRDWALNVSTTHYIVGSAIGPHPFPTIVRDFQDFIGSEARAEFKKRNKKLPNAIVACVGGGSNSIGMFHAFLKDKQVAIYGAEAGGLGPKPGEHSATLTYGKTGFLHGTKTLIIQDEFGQIVPAHSVSAGLDYPGVGPEHAHLSQTGRVEYRMVTDEQALDSFLEVTRVEGIIPALETAHAFHVARDVAKDLGKKKDLIICLSGRGDKDVTEVLRLLGERK